The Ignavibacteriales bacterium genome has a segment encoding these proteins:
- a CDS encoding ATP-dependent helicase, protein MARKYILRRTALVEEHKPIVDESRFQINYREELNPAQYEAVSAVEGSYLIIAGAGSGKTRTLVYRVARLTELGYDPSSILLLTFTRKAAKEMMDRAAILLDNRCSKINGGTFHSFANIVLRKYAKAVNLENGFTILDQTDSEDVINLIRGQLNLSQHKKRFPNKATIFKVLSFSANTERKVEDILEEEYPHFAEYTEKILEIQKIYTSYKRKNNLLDYDDLLIFLRDFLLGQGPAAKSFLSTIKFVMVDEYQDTNKLQAEIIQGLSQINQNVMVVGDDSQSIYSFRGANFKNIMEFPKLFRNVKIITLEENYRSTQEILNFSNHIIEFAVEKYPKHLYTRKTGGELPGIISAANENMQSRFIVERILELREEGVPLKDISILFRSSFHSFNLEIELNKANVPYVKFGGMKFIETAHVKDVLAFLRISANPVDFVSWYRVLLLHEGIGPKKAQMIMDEIAANNLTIDKIPETAVSKNYNDRIFNLFNLLHQMHVKNQSPAEKTELAFNYYEPLFKEKYDDWNKRKKDLEIFMNLAENYRSLDSFLSDMALEPPHDSVTDIEAEDKDKERLTLSTIHSAKGLEWHTVFILHAIEGFFPSSQSVDKVESLEEERRLMYVASTRAKQNLYVCYPMQIFDRHQGITFAKPSRFIDGIADEMAEQWLLEE, encoded by the coding sequence ATGGCGAGAAAATACATCCTCAGAAGAACTGCTTTAGTAGAAGAGCACAAACCGATTGTTGATGAATCCCGCTTTCAGATTAATTATCGTGAAGAACTTAACCCGGCACAATACGAAGCTGTAAGCGCAGTTGAAGGAAGTTATCTAATCATTGCCGGTGCAGGAAGTGGAAAAACAAGAACATTAGTTTACCGAGTTGCCCGATTAACCGAATTAGGTTATGACCCATCTTCAATATTACTTCTTACATTTACAAGAAAAGCTGCCAAAGAGATGATGGATAGGGCGGCAATTCTTCTTGATAACCGATGTTCTAAAATTAACGGCGGTACGTTTCATTCATTCGCAAATATTGTATTGCGTAAATACGCTAAAGCTGTAAATCTTGAGAATGGTTTTACCATCCTTGATCAGACCGACAGTGAAGATGTAATTAATTTAATCCGCGGGCAGTTGAATCTATCGCAGCATAAAAAGCGATTTCCCAATAAAGCAACAATTTTCAAGGTTCTCAGTTTCAGTGCCAACACCGAACGAAAGGTTGAAGATATTTTAGAAGAAGAATATCCTCACTTTGCAGAATACACGGAGAAAATTTTAGAGATTCAGAAAATTTATACCTCTTACAAAAGAAAAAACAATTTACTCGATTATGATGATCTGCTGATATTCCTACGGGATTTTTTGTTAGGGCAGGGTCCGGCTGCAAAATCGTTTTTGTCAACAATCAAGTTTGTTATGGTTGATGAATACCAGGATACGAATAAACTTCAAGCGGAGATAATACAAGGACTTTCGCAGATCAATCAAAATGTGATGGTTGTTGGTGATGATTCTCAGTCGATCTACTCATTCCGCGGCGCGAATTTTAAGAACATTATGGAGTTTCCAAAACTTTTCAGAAATGTAAAAATTATAACGCTTGAAGAAAATTACCGCAGTACTCAGGAGATTCTGAATTTCTCCAATCATATAATTGAATTCGCAGTAGAAAAATATCCGAAACATCTATACACAAGGAAAACAGGCGGTGAGCTACCTGGTATTATCTCTGCGGCAAATGAAAATATGCAGTCTCGTTTTATTGTAGAAAGAATTTTAGAATTGCGGGAAGAAGGTGTTCCGTTAAAAGATATTTCAATTCTCTTCCGTTCATCTTTCCATTCTTTTAATCTTGAGATTGAATTAAATAAAGCTAATGTGCCGTATGTAAAATTCGGCGGAATGAAATTTATTGAAACGGCACATGTAAAAGATGTATTGGCATTTCTTCGGATCTCAGCCAATCCGGTTGATTTTGTTAGCTGGTACCGTGTTCTCTTACTACACGAAGGAATCGGTCCAAAAAAGGCCCAGATGATTATGGATGAAATTGCAGCCAATAATCTTACGATTGATAAAATACCTGAAACGGCGGTAAGTAAAAATTATAACGACAGAATATTTAATTTGTTCAATCTTCTTCATCAAATGCATGTTAAAAACCAGTCGCCGGCGGAAAAAACCGAACTTGCATTTAATTATTACGAACCGTTATTTAAAGAAAAATATGACGATTGGAATAAAAGGAAAAAGGATTTGGAAATTTTCATGAATCTTGCGGAAAATTATAGAAGTCTGGATAGTTTTCTTTCCGATATGGCGCTTGAACCACCGCACGACAGTGTTACAGATATCGAAGCAGAAGATAAAGATAAGGAGCGTTTAACTCTTTCTACTATTCATTCTGCAAAGGGACTTGAATGGCACACGGTTTTTATTCTTCATGCAATAGAGGGCTTCTTCCCTTCATCGCAATCAGTTGATAAAGTAGAGTCGCTTGAAGAAGAAAGGCGTTTAATGTATGTAGCTTCAACAAGAGCAAAACAAAATTTATATGTTTGTTACCCGATGCAGATATTTGACCGTCATCAAGGGATTACGTTTGCAAAGCCGTCACGTTTTATTGATGGAATTGCCGACGAGATGGCGGAACAGTGGCTTCTGGAAGAATAA
- the cdd gene encoding cytidine deaminase, translating to MFLFHSQSNVSFNYSISYLAIKKIRRQKMFDAKELARKAVEAKSKALPTYSNFHVGAALLTEKGVIYKGANIENSSYGLTICAERTAVFQAILDGERKFEAIAIAGDSEDFLPPCGACRQVLADLCGKDLEVILTNQKGEIKTFRLEELLPFSFGEEFLKP from the coding sequence ATGTTTCTTTTTCACTCTCAATCAAATGTTTCATTTAATTATTCAATCAGCTATCTTGCTATTAAGAAAATTAGAAGACAAAAAATGTTTGACGCAAAAGAATTAGCACGTAAAGCAGTTGAAGCAAAGAGCAAAGCTCTTCCCACATATTCCAACTTTCACGTTGGAGCGGCATTGTTGACGGAAAAAGGTGTTATTTACAAAGGTGCTAATATTGAAAATTCGTCATACGGATTAACAATATGTGCCGAGAGAACAGCTGTATTTCAAGCAATTCTTGATGGTGAAAGAAAATTTGAAGCGATTGCAATTGCAGGCGACTCGGAAGATTTTCTTCCTCCTTGCGGTGCATGCAGACAAGTACTTGCAGACCTTTGCGGAAAAGATCTTGAAGTAATTTTAACAAATCAGAAAGGTGAAATTAAAACATTTAGATTAGAGGAACTTCTTCCTTTTTCTTTCGGCGAGGAATTTTTAAAACCATGA
- a CDS encoding thymidine kinase: protein MMEFTPHSSPSNTGWIEVVAGCMFSGKTEELIRRLRRANIARLNVKIFKPKIDIRYSECEIVSHSEQSMPSILVDSPNEILTLSEDAQVVGIDEAQFFSNDLVEVCNKLANQGKRVIVVGLDQDYRGIPFEPMPQLLAIAEYITKTLAICVVCGNPADKTQRKVVSTERVLVGAADSYEARCRKCHYIPE, encoded by the coding sequence ATGATGGAATTTACTCCCCACTCAAGTCCTAGTAACACCGGTTGGATAGAAGTCGTTGCCGGATGTATGTTCAGCGGTAAAACAGAAGAATTGATTAGAAGATTACGCAGAGCTAATATAGCCCGCCTAAATGTAAAAATATTCAAACCGAAGATTGATATTCGCTACTCTGAATGTGAAATTGTTTCTCACAGCGAACAATCTATGCCTTCTATTCTTGTTGACTCGCCAAATGAAATATTAACCTTATCCGAAGATGCTCAGGTTGTTGGAATTGATGAAGCTCAGTTTTTCAGTAATGATTTAGTCGAAGTTTGTAATAAGCTTGCTAATCAAGGCAAACGTGTTATTGTTGTCGGACTTGATCAGGATTACCGCGGGATTCCATTTGAACCAATGCCGCAGCTTCTTGCAATTGCAGAATATATTACAAAAACTTTAGCTATTTGTGTCGTATGCGGAAATCCAGCCGATAAAACTCAACGCAAAGTTGTTTCAACAGAACGTGTGCTCGTTGGTGCTGCAGATAGTTATGAAGCCCGCTGCCGAAAATGTCATTACATTCCTGAATAA